DNA sequence from the Huiozyma naganishii CBS 8797 chromosome 10, complete genome genome:
CAGCATGGACAATCCTATTCCAGAAACATTTTACGAGCCCAATCACGAGACATTCTTCACTACGATCGTCGATACAAGTACAAGCGATGCTCTGAAATGTCCTACTAGGTTTGAATCCTTGTACGATTAGCTCCATGCCTCCTGTATATATCATATATACTCACTCACTCGAGATATCgaagaaaaatatacttTTACAACCAGGAGAAAAATAAAGTTGTTacatttttgaaggttttGTAGATTGTTCAACTCTCCTGAGTAGAAAGCAAGTAGAGTAAACACCAACTGTACTCCTTCATACCGCTTAGGTCTCCCGAACCGTGAGAGAGGCgctattttcttttcttttttcttctggcTACGATCTTTAATTCTTACCTGTCTATATTCTTCACTCTTTACACCTCCTCCCGAAACTGACCAACGTTAGGGAATCCAATAGGACATTTCACATACCCTACTGAATTTTAACATTGCTATGAAACTGATAGATCCAAGACTTTGAGCAATTGCTAACTACAAGATCAATACTGTGAGAAGGCACCTAAACCCATGATACGATATAGACTGGTAACACATTATGTTAAGCGATATCACAGGACCATTGTATTACGCCATTATTCATTATATTCTAACAGGCTTCAGACAACACCACCCAGCATCTTTGTAAATAGATACAGTTCTGAGGTGGCTAAAACTGATGAGCGACCGACAGATACGACGAGGCATGAAGAGGTTGAGAGATGGGTTCGAGATAGTTTTATTGATACGATACGAAGACACGGTAGCTCACCTAATGAGGGGAACAATTCACAGCCCTTGGTGGTTTACAATAAGAACCGTGGCGGGGAGATGTTCGGAATTCCTACTGTAAACGACGAGACATTCAAGATCATCTGGGAGGAAGAGTTTCGAGACGGCGATCCCGGTACGGCTGGGATTGTCATTGTCCGTTTGAAAAACCGCCGGACTATATTCAGCACATCTCAATTGTTGATCTTATTCCAAGGGCTGAAAGCCAAGAACAATTTTTATCAAATGCATGGCGTTTACTACGCGTACCGGAACTATCTTAAAGATGAGAAGTTTCGCGAAAATAAAAGTGATTATGGGCAACTGATCGAATTGATTATTCAATGTGAAGGTGCGTTGAAGAATTATTGGAATTGCGAAagatttttttccttgtaTATTAAAAATGGAGTCTTTAAGCCGGATACTTTACTGTTGGGATTGAAGGCGTTCATGATCAATGGAAATGTTCAGCTAGCCAAAGAGTTTTTCATCCAAATTGTAAATAATGAAGACACTTTCTCCTTTGGTACATTGGAACTTCACCAGTTGTTGAAATTTCTGTTGAATAGACACGACTACGGTAACattgatttcttcttccaaatgtGGAACAGCAAGGGCCGGTCCCTAGATTTTGCTACTTTGGCATTGGTGCATAGAATATACTTGAAATGTAGCGGCGGTGAAATAACAAATAATAATTTGCTAAACAGGTTCGTCTCTAATGAAAGAGTGCAGGGGACGGGCTACTTACAAAATCTTCGTTCTAAATTGACAGTACTGTACTATAACTTATTTGAACTGAATGACACTAGTACTTTGGAACACTATAATATAGCGGTTAAGACAGAAGGAGATGTGGAGATACAGCAAGAGTTTTTCGATACGCTACTGCATTATTATGTTAGGAGGATGGACAAGCCGCGTATAGACATGATATTATCCATTCTAGATCGTGAGACATCATTGGCGTTGCAGCAGAGGCATTATTCCATGGTGGCCAAGTATTACGTTGCAAAGCGGGACATGGCCTCCCTGGTATCCTTTTATGACAAGCGGATAATGGATGGGGAGATTTCTTTGAACCGAGATGTCCTGTACGATATCTGTAACTGCGCTACTAGGGCATATTCGCAGGGTGTCAGTACCAATTTCAAGACCCGTGTCATTACACTGATTCATACAGACAAGCGTTATATGATATCGAATTGGTGGTTACGGGATATAATCAACTATCTTGACAAGAATCCACGAGATACGTTACTGACTGAATTCAAGTCCAAACTGGTTCAAAAGGACATGATGGGCGCCAGGGATCTTTTCCTGGAGAGAATCAGGGATGAGTTGAAACCTGAGTTCAAGATTATGTTCCAAATGTTGAAACTGTGCATGAacaaagattttgaaccaCTTGCGAAAGTGATCGATTCAACAATGAAGAGACTGTACCCGGGTGCAATCCCCCTCTCTGTAGAGACGCTGTGGTTACGGTACgacattttgaaactttcgGACCCAAGTGCAAGACAGACAGCTGTCCGTTCCTTCCTCCGCAATTTCGGTCCCTCCCTGTGTTACCGTGACATGATCAACGTGTCTAAGTTACTCATCGAGGTGGGTGTCCTACAGGGCGCGGAGCTTCTTTTGCTGAAATGTAAAGCCGCATTGGGCGCGAGCAACGACCCGGCGCAGTGGTCCCACTACTACATGGCATATCTGAAACTAGCCACCGTGAAGCTAAATGCCCCGCTTTTTGAGCAGTTACTACAAGAGTGCCTTGCCAACCCTGCTGCATCAGACACCAACGCGGGCCAACTACGCGCCCACATCAAGTACTTTGCCAAGAGGTCCCCGCAGGGACCCGAACAGAGCCAGAAATTGCGGCAGCTCGTCCACGCAAAATCCGTCCAGTCACAGCAACGCAGACGGGACTCCAAGAAACAGCTCGCACAGGTGCTAACGACCATGGACCGCTGGCTGAGGTCCTCCATCACCGCGCATCGCAACGGTACCGCTTGTAAATAGAGACCCATACATAAGGAGAGAGCACGTGACCATTTTATACCTTACAAAGCCGCATTCTCCGCTCTGATTGGCTCTTTTCCGGAGACAACGGATTCTCGAGTCCAGAGGGAAAATATCAGTATAAAAGCGTTAACGCTGTGGTTCACAGTACGCAGCGGGGGGTGGGGTGGGTAGTGTTAAACTAGAAACATCGgcaaacacacacacacatacacacacgCTATGAGTAACAGGATTATACAGCTGCAAAGAATATTCCAATCGTCGACCAAGCCGCTCTGGTGGA
Encoded proteins:
- the PET111 gene encoding Pet111p (similar to Saccharomyces cerevisiae PET111 (YMR257C); ancestral locus Anc_8.809); translation: MIRYRLVTHYVKRYHRTIVLRHYSLYSNRLQTTPPSIFVNRYSSEVAKTDERPTDTTRHEEVERWVRDSFIDTIRRHGSSPNEGNNSQPLVVYNKNRGGEMFGIPTVNDETFKIIWEEEFRDGDPGTAGIVIVRLKNRRTIFSTSQLLILFQGLKAKNNFYQMHGVYYAYRNYLKDEKFRENKSDYGQLIELIIQCEGALKNYWNCERFFSLYIKNGVFKPDTLLLGLKAFMINGNVQLAKEFFIQIVNNEDTFSFGTLELHQLLKFLLNRHDYGNIDFFFQMWNSKGRSLDFATLALVHRIYLKCSGGEITNNNLLNRFVSNERVQGTGYLQNLRSKLTVLYYNLFELNDTSTLEHYNIAVKTEGDVEIQQEFFDTLLHYYVRRMDKPRIDMILSILDRETSLALQQRHYSMVAKYYVAKRDMASLVSFYDKRIMDGEISLNRDVLYDICNCATRAYSQGVSTNFKTRVITLIHTDKRYMISNWWLRDIINYLDKNPRDTLLTEFKSKLVQKDMMGARDLFLERIRDELKPEFKIMFQMLKLCMNKDFEPLAKVIDSTMKRLYPGAIPLSVETLWLRYDILKLSDPSARQTAVRSFLRNFGPSLCYRDMINVSKLLIEVGVLQGAELLLLKCKAALGASNDPAQWSHYYMAYLKLATVKLNAPLFEQLLQECLANPAASDTNAGQLRAHIKYFAKRSPQGPEQSQKLRQLVHAKSVQSQQRRRDSKKQLAQVLTTMDRWLRSSITAHRNGTACK